The genome window CCGGGGCCAAGCTCTGGGCCGAAGACACCGGCAACAAGGTCAACACATCGTTCCACAACGGTGATGTTCCGGCGCAACAGGAGGCCGTGAGGGCTGCAATTTCGGCGGGGGCTGCCGGGATCGTGACCACCAGCCCGGATCCGGGCAGCCTCGTCCAAGTCGTGAAGGAAGCCAATGCCGCCAAGATCCCGATCATCAACTTCAACACGCCCGATCCCCAGGCGAGCTTCAACGCCTATGTCGGGGGTGACAACAAGAGCTTCGGCCATAACTGGGCGCAATATCTGGTCGACAAGAAGCTAGTGAAATCCGGTGACTTCGTCTGGATGCCGGTGGAGGTTCCCGGTGCGACTTATGGCGTGCAGGAAGAAGAGGGAATAGCCAGCGTCTTCAAGCCACTAAATATTACGTGGGAAATCACAGACTCCACATTGGACCAGGCTGAAATCATTACCCGCATGTCCGATTATCTCACCGCCAATCGCTCGAAGATCAAGGCGATCATCGGGCTTGGCGACCTCGTCACCGGGAGCATCAAGCGCGTATTTGATCAGGTCGGCGTAAAGCCGGGCGAAATTCCCGTCGTCGGCTGGGGCAACTCGCCCGATACGACGCAGGAAGTCCTGACGGGTTACG of Rhizobium sp. NXC24 contains these proteins:
- a CDS encoding substrate-binding domain-containing protein → MLRKAITLLAAIFIAAGAGFISTAYAQGKTYYWISHGSPADPVWTYFLAGAKLWAEDTGNKVNTSFHNGDVPAQQEAVRAAISAGAAGIVTTSPDPGSLVQVVKEANAAKIPIINFNTPDPQASFNAYVGGDNKSFGHNWAQYLVDKKLVKSGDFVWMPVEVPGATYGVQEEEGIASVFKPLNITWEITDSTLDQAEIITRMSDYLTANRSKIKAIIGLGDLVTGSIKRVFDQVGVKPGEIPVVGWGNSPDTTQEVLTGYVNAAQWQDPQATSYMALSIAAMAASKIPPGFNIITGALYEKDKAEIYDKILSGK